One Spirochaeta africana DSM 8902 genomic window carries:
- the nusG gene encoding transcription termination/antitermination protein NusG gives MAKNWYVLHVFSGHENKIEKLMRIAIDSGEFGDHLTDVKVPSEQVVEVRDGKKKVSNKKFLPGYILVEMDLPDIGWKNVCSRVRRIQGVTGFVGSGSNMKPQPISKEEVRSILQKSGEFKGEKVLRPKQTFVVGESVRVTDGPFSTFTGTVDEVNQEKGKLRVMVGIFGRATPVEVDFLQVEKI, from the coding sequence ATGGCGAAAAACTGGTATGTCCTGCACGTCTTTTCCGGGCACGAAAACAAGATTGAAAAGTTAATGCGGATCGCAATCGACAGCGGTGAATTCGGTGATCATCTTACTGATGTAAAGGTGCCGTCGGAGCAGGTTGTTGAGGTTCGTGACGGCAAGAAAAAGGTTTCGAACAAGAAGTTTCTTCCCGGATATATCCTGGTGGAGATGGATCTGCCGGATATCGGCTGGAAGAATGTGTGTTCACGGGTTCGCCGTATCCAGGGCGTTACCGGCTTTGTCGGTTCCGGGTCCAATATGAAGCCGCAGCCGATTTCCAAGGAAGAGGTCCGATCCATTCTGCAGAAGTCGGGTGAATTCAAGGGTGAAAAGGTTCTGCGGCCCAAGCAGACCTTTGTTGTCGGGGAGTCGGTGCGAGTTACCGACGGGCCCTTCAGTACCTTTACCGGTACGGTGGACGAGGTTAACCAGGAGAAGGGTAAGCTGCGTGTAATGGTCGGGATCTTTGGCCGTGCCACGCCGGTTGAGGTTGATTTTCTGCAGGTGGAAAAAATCTGA
- the rplK gene encoding 50S ribosomal protein L11, with the protein MAKKKVTAVIKLQVPAGKATPAPPVGPALGPHGVSAPQFVQQFNDVTSKFEPGLTIPVEITVYADRSFTFITKTPPAAVLIKKALGLATASAEPHKVKVGTLSQEQLTSIAETKLPDLNANDIEAAKRIVAGTARSMGVQVEA; encoded by the coding sequence ATGGCAAAGAAGAAAGTGACCGCAGTAATCAAGCTGCAGGTTCCTGCTGGCAAGGCGACGCCGGCGCCCCCTGTCGGGCCGGCACTCGGTCCGCACGGGGTCAGTGCGCCCCAGTTTGTCCAGCAGTTCAATGATGTGACCAGCAAGTTTGAGCCTGGTCTCACTATCCCGGTCGAGATTACGGTCTACGCCGACCGCAGTTTCACGTTTATCACCAAGACCCCGCCGGCAGCAGTGCTTATCAAGAAGGCGCTTGGTCTGGCGACTGCGTCTGCCGAGCCGCACAAGGTCAAGGTCGGTACCCTCAGTCAGGAGCAGCTGACCTCGATTGCCGAGACCAAGCTGCCAGACCTGAATGCAAACGATATTGAAGCTGCCAAGCGCATTGTTGCTGGTACCGCCCGCAGCATGGGTGTGCAGGTGGAGGCGTAG
- the rplA gene encoding 50S ribosomal protein L1 — protein sequence MKRGKKFIEAQQQVDRERQYPLDEALQLVKKVAFAKFDETVELAMNLNVKKSTTVRDTVVLPHQFTGEKKVLVFAKGDKAQEARDAGAAYVGDDDLIQKIRDGWMDFDVAVATPDMMKDVGRLGPILGRRGLMPNPKTQTVTMDVAGALAELRKGRVEFRSDKTGVVHLAVGKVSMDAAKIAENINLVLSEVEKKRPSDTKGDFIQTVAVSSTMGPGVRVGL from the coding sequence ATGAAGCGTGGAAAGAAGTTTATCGAGGCACAGCAGCAGGTGGACCGCGAGCGCCAGTATCCGCTTGATGAGGCGCTGCAGCTGGTCAAGAAGGTTGCGTTTGCGAAGTTCGACGAGACCGTAGAGTTGGCCATGAATCTGAACGTAAAAAAGAGCACCACGGTGCGTGATACGGTCGTTCTTCCTCACCAGTTTACCGGTGAAAAGAAGGTGCTGGTGTTCGCCAAGGGCGACAAGGCGCAAGAAGCCAGGGACGCCGGTGCGGCCTACGTTGGTGATGATGATCTGATTCAGAAGATCCGTGACGGCTGGATGGATTTTGATGTGGCTGTTGCAACCCCGGACATGATGAAGGATGTCGGGCGGCTCGGTCCGATTCTTGGGCGTCGCGGTCTGATGCCGAACCCCAAGACCCAGACTGTTACCATGGATGTTGCCGGGGCGCTGGCTGAGTTGCGCAAAGGTCGTGTCGAGTTCCGCTCCGACAAGACCGGGGTGGTTCATCTTGCAGTCGGGAAGGTTTCCATGGACGCAGCCAAGATTGCTGAGAACATCAATCTGGTCCTGAGCGAGGTGGAAAAGAAACGCCCGTCCGACACCAAGGGCGATTTTATTCAGACAGTAGCGGTATCCTCTACCATGGGCCCTGGCGTCCGTGTTGGACTGTAG
- the rplJ gene encoding 50S ribosomal protein L10: MSEYVTRVNESKKEAVARLKEMFSETQDFFFADYRGMSVDQITQLRRKLRENNAEFRVVKNRYAKIALQQLEKPDVSEYLVGPTAMALSMGDSSAVAKEIYALTKDWSLEVKGGIVDGNVFDSAQVEAFSKLPGRMELLAMLMGTMNAPVQNFVYALNAVPTKLVRTLQAVADQKAAQ, from the coding sequence ATGAGCGAATACGTAACACGAGTTAATGAATCCAAGAAAGAAGCTGTTGCGCGCCTCAAGGAGATGTTCTCCGAGACGCAGGACTTCTTTTTTGCTGATTATCGCGGGATGTCGGTTGATCAGATTACCCAGCTCCGGCGCAAGCTGCGCGAGAACAATGCGGAGTTCCGGGTGGTCAAGAATCGCTACGCAAAGATTGCGCTGCAACAGCTTGAAAAGCCGGATGTTTCAGAGTACCTTGTTGGCCCCACTGCGATGGCCCTTTCTATGGGTGATTCCAGTGCGGTAGCAAAAGAGATATATGCCCTTACCAAGGACTGGTCACTCGAGGTGAAAGGCGGCATCGTGGACGGTAACGTCTTCGATTCTGCCCAGGTGGAGGCATTCTCCAAGCTGCCGGGTCGCATGGAGCTGTTGGCTATGCTCATGGGTACCATGAATGCGCCGGTGCAGAACTTTGTGTATGCGCTTAATGCGGTGCCAACCAAGCTGGTGCGCACCCTGCAGGCTGTAGCTGATCAAAAGGCTGCTCAGTAA
- the rplL gene encoding 50S ribosomal protein L7/L12 codes for MAISKDEILDAIAGMTVLEVSELVKAMEEKFGVTAAAPVAVAAAGAAGGAAEAAEEQSEFDVILKGIADGKKIPVIKEVRAITGLGLKEAKELVEAGGKAVKEGVDKKTADELKEKLEAAGAEVELK; via the coding sequence ATGGCAATTTCCAAAGACGAGATTCTGGATGCAATCGCGGGCATGACTGTGCTCGAGGTATCCGAGCTGGTAAAGGCAATGGAAGAGAAGTTTGGCGTAACTGCTGCTGCTCCCGTTGCAGTTGCTGCTGCCGGCGCTGCTGGTGGTGCTGCTGAGGCTGCCGAAGAGCAGTCCGAGTTTGATGTGATCCTGAAGGGTATCGCCGATGGCAAGAAGATTCCGGTAATCAAGGAAGTTCGTGCTATCACCGGTCTGGGCCTGAAGGAAGCCAAGGAGCTGGTTGAGGCCGGCGGCAAGGCTGTCAAGGAAGGGGTCGACAAGAAGACCGCTGACGAGCTCAAGGAAAAGCTGGAAGCAGCCGGCGCTGAAGTTGAGCTTAAGTAA